The nucleotide window ttttgaagttttatttttagataacaacatcttaaaacttcaaatatagcgTCTTAATTCTAAAATTAAGGAGTTTTCTTTTTAGCTGCTCTAAATTACTAGTCGTCGAAACATTAAATTCTATATGacccttttttctttcttttaacgactacttttattttatgtgacCTATATGAATATTTAAGTGCTGAATGAACATTGGTGATGAATTAGTTCACATTTTCACATTTTACAGACATGGTTTACTATTTATTAACATGACTTGTATTTCTCGAAACTTTATGTTAGAAAAACCATTTCACTATATAATTATGATGTTAAAGTCTAATAAAAACAAACCATGGTTAACTTGTAGAAACTTCTTCcggtctttgttttttttttatataaggGTTGCTTTGTTTTCTTGATAAAGAGttgctttgtttatttttttttttaagttctcaAGTTTGAGCTTATCTAagtatattttgtttattcGATTTCGACTCTTTTGGCGGCGGCAACAGCTGGAAACTCTGTAATCATATCACCTAATTATATTCCAccagatatttttatatagctaCTGGATGAAAATTTTGCATATTTACAGTAATCTTTGTTGAAGTTGAGGTGGTACTCATATAGCcagataaaaaaattgaattcatATAACCAGATACAGTATAACTTTTCGACTTCATGTAAGCATATAGTTCAGCTGGAACTTAATTACCTGtatgttgtatttttattaacaaaagttaagaataataaaaaaaatgcaaGGGCTTACGagattaatttagtttttagtttcttATTTCCTTGAACATATTAGCAGGCCAATTGAAGTATAGTTCTGtccttggcaaaaaaaaaatatagttctGTCCTATGTGGTCAGTGGTCACTAGATGATTCCCTCGGTGTTTGGTATCGTACAAATTGTcgtttgaaaaaaaatgatcaTGCAGAACAATAGTAAGTATGGACCAAAGCCATTTTGCTTAATAGAACcatgtcacatttttttttggtaaaaagaacCATGGCACATTTgctacaaaatatatatatatatatatatatatatatatatcttaaattaaAGTGCATGTTTCTTTAAGCCAATTTGCTTTAAAGAACCCACTATAAAATATCgatattaatataaacttcTAGACTAAAAACTCTAGTTTAgcaaaatcatattataaaaatatagtttcgCTATAATTCGCGGCCCTAATAACAACTAAGCCCTAGTATCTTTTATAAATAGCTTGGGATGGGAACAAAAGAACGCCAAAGAGAGCACAGGTTggcaattattattttttatgttaaacTAGTATATTACAGCTGAAAAACAACACTTTATAGCTGgctaaatcactaaaatttctttttttttatgtttctttttggaaaaaattacACTCTAAGACACATTTCCACTTTCTTTTAACAGATTCAGACACTTCTCGCTGGAGCTATACTTTCTTTGTGTCTATTGTCACTTCTACCCCCAACTAcaatttgcttttttttttttctaaactaaaccaaattgtccaactaaacaaaaaattaaaaatataagaaaatagaaatCGTTTACTCATTATCTCTTAtctcaaaattaaaattcaaaatcactTCTATGGACTTTGAACCCTAATTGAGGTGATTCTTTTTCATCCTCTCCCAGAAGTTGATTGATTTCACTTTTGCAGTTTACTCTTGCCTTCTTCTTAATACTATCAAATCTCGTTTCTTTATGGAGAAGATGTTACTAACGAGTTTCTATGGCCGGATCTGAAGAAGAATTGGATCGAGACGTGTCGACGACCGGCGCTGAATCCACTACAGCGAAGCAGAGCCGTCATGTCTCATGTACCGAGTTGATATCAACACTCGACGATTTCCCCGGGTCACATCAACGAGGCAATAAGAGAAAGTCTTCACTTTGATATGACTGCTCCGGTGAAGAGACCTTTGTTTCCAATGCTATGGTGAAGAGACCTTTGTTTCCGATTCTCCGGTGAAGAGACCTTCGTTTCCGATGCTCCGGTAAGTTGAGTCTTATGTTTGATTCTCTATGATGGTGACTAATCGATGGATATTGTGCCGTTTAGATCTTCGAGTACAATGAAAGTGCCGTTGTGGCTATGGTTGGGAAGAACTGCTTTGCCATCGCGGGTGATCGTAGGATCGGTGTGCAGCTACAGACAATCAACATCAATCTCTAGAGAATCTTCAAGACCCACAATGGTGTCTTCATCAGCTTTTCTGGTCTCGCTACTGATGTCAAAACACTGTAAGAAAATTCCAGATGTTTTATTTGCTTCTTCTCTTTGAATCTTCTCTAAAAGGTATGGTCTTTGCGACCTCTTTTATGGAGTCAAAGCTAGTTGGTTTATGTCGCAGTTCATAGGTCCAATCACTCCCACTATCTCAGTATGAGGATGATGTGTTTTCTTGTACCCATCGTTTACTCCACTATGAGATTTTTAGGATTTGGTTTTGAATTCTTGTTACATTTTGAAGCCATCAGCTTTTCTAGCCTGTTTGGCAACTCTGTTTTACTTGAACAAGTCCTCCATATATGGAGTGTaagcttttatttataaaatatggatATGATCGGAACAAAGAATTTGGTGGAGGGTTATAAGCATGTACTACTCGCTTATATGTCCACATGTGTCTACGCTTACTCtacatgtatatatagattGATTATTGCTAAGTCAGAGTTTAGGTGATTTCATATTGGGTTTAACCAGAGAATGGCTAGTACTTGGGAGGATCCTAGTAAAGTTGAGGTCTTGATGAGACTTCAGGGTTTAAGGAAAGTTTATTCACAACATATATGTCCACAAATAATTAatctacaatttttttggtgtgtgttgatatgtttttttgttgataTTGTGTCTATGTCCACATTTTTACTCAATCCACAACTATATATGTTCATATATTTCATTTGTCCACAAACGTTtacttcacaattttttttttgtgttcatgTGTTTTCTCATATTCAAGTtgttaaaatatactaaaatagattttaaaatgtaGAAGATAAAAATGGTGTCCATGTCCACAAAATTTCATGTGATATATAGAAATATGTGTATCCACAAAATAGTGTCCACAAAACCTTGTCCACATAGATCTCAAAAtgtaaacattataaattttaccAAAGTATATACAttatggatatcaaaatgtagatgaaaaaattacaatttattttacatactaatatatattttatacattgtAATTTGTAATAATGACCATTAAAATATGGTGGGGGATACAAAacctttttttaacaaaaaaatatttagttttaatatatttcaatgGTTTGATTTTGTTGTTTTGGATGTCATCTAGTGGCTCCGAATTAAACTCAACTATCCAAAAAAACTAACTAGAGTAAATGTTAACTAAACTAAATACAACgaatcaaaaccaaactcaAAACCAAACTCGTTGTTTCTTTTTGCTAAGTAAAAGGGCATTTTGGTCTAAAAAGCGTCTGGAGCTCACTGAAAGTGCCCCACCAACCGAATGTGTCTAATGatgtaaacaaaaagaaaaaagtgtcTTAGATAGTAATGCACTCAATATTGTATACGCTTGGTTACTTCACGAGGACGATATCTTGTACTCGAGGCGGACGTAGGATGATATTTAGTCGGGGGCACAACTGCTTTTCTCATTATGATTATTTTCTTAGCTAATAAGCTTTATATAAACATACGTTGCATGGAATCGGAAGCGAAAACGTGGAAGCGAAATCGTTTGAAAACGTAGAAGCgaacttttgaaaatatttaggaagtGGATTCGTTTTGGAAGCgggtatatataaatatatatatatatatatatatatatatatatatataattatatattgaataaCTTAATAAAAAGCTGAATTTACTATGTtcacaataaaatatataaattttatcttcATACTTATATTCACCTAATTCCACCAATGATATTTATTGCCAACTGTGTTTTTAGTACATTCTAAGTTTTCAATACCTaatctattttaataaattaaatgtaTCACCTATTATGTATTTTCTTTGAAACTTAACCtcttatgttatttaaattatatttgcaAGCTTTCTAAGAAACTATATTTGCAagcataattttttattattaagatCTTCCCAATTAAAAACAGATTATTAGTGAAtcaagttatttataaaataacactGTACAGCACattgaatattattttatataatgtttttattaaataattttgaaaagaaacgATTGAACATGACAATGAAATTGGACCAGGCCTACGtaaatgaaactaaaataacaaataCATGGGCAAGTCCATGTAGTTTGTCTTCTTTGTTTTGTAAACCAGTGGTGATTGAAATACAGATCACGTTTCCGATGAACAAGTAGCCGCTTCCAAATCAAAAACGTACGTTTCCTCCACGTTTCCAATCATCATTTTCTGGGAATCGCGCTTCTGTTGCGATTTCAAGCGCTTCCCGCCGCTTCTGTTTCCGCTTCCGATTCTGAGTCGGGAATCAGAGCTTGACGAGCGATTCCATGCAACGTAGATATAAACTATtgaagaaaagcaaaaaaatagaTGGGGGCACGTGCCCCGTAAGTGTACAAGTACGTCTGccactatttgttttttttaaactattttcgATATCAGGCTTTAACCTCTTAATTCATGAAAATTTGATACCGTTTAGATTGTAatgttttttctctttgaacataaaaagggttaaacccggatcaatgatgacacaagtcTAACCCCGGGTGGAGGTatagcccacggatagaccttctcctgggcattcaaatgagccgaaagcaatagactcatatccgtgtggccagtgggaatcgaacccgggacCGTATTGAGGCAGAAGCTCTCTCAAGCACCACTAGGCTAACCCGCTGGTTAGATAGATTGTaatgttgctgacaaaaaaactacggtttagaaaattaagatttacttgttattaattttgtttgatgATTCTTAGTCTATTAAATAAAATCGCATTCTCCTTTGTTTCTAGTGTCCCTTACGGTAAGTTTTTACATCTATTGATTTGACTTAACGTTTTAAGGAAACTACGATTACCGAAGTGTGGTATTATGTAGCCTAGTATTATATGTCAGCCATGATAATTGAAGTGACATTCTCATGCATCCACAAATGCTATATGTTGactcaattatttatttattaaactagatGACTATGGTTTAGACCGTGTAGAATGTGCGTGCGGGATGGTGTTGGAGTCGATAAGGTTGGTGAAAAAAAAAGCCAAACACAGAACCTATGAACTCTCACTTTTACTCCTTTCCTTTGTATTTCTGTATATAATTTCCAAGACCAAATATTGATCTAGATCCCaaaaaattttgagatttttttatgTAGGGATAAGCTcctaaattatcaaaaaaaaattactagaattcgttaaaaatatttcaaatctcCAAAATCTCAGATCCGATTCTAATAACTTTGAAATTCTAATTAAAACTCTAAGAACATTTAATCctgtatcaaaaaaaaaaaagaacaggaGAAAGTGTACGCAAGAAGAGTAGTGGATCATAATGAAATGAAGGATCCTCAAAAGACAAAAGGATTTCTCACGTCAACATCCCCCTCATCCTTCTTGTCTCAGCCACATAAACTGTTCTAAAACTCTTCTTAATTTTCTCAAATTATTCTGATCGATTCCCAAAACAATGGAgatcaacaaaaaaacaaaacttcaaactGAGCATTGACatcatacaaaataaaacaatagtgATGAATGGTTCTCTTTTTACATAGATGGCATGGATACATCGTACGTATAAAGAGCAAATATACTTCAAAGCCGGAACGAGTAGTCCGTGTGTATAGGTCAAGAATTCATAAAACAAGCTCACTCCGTAAGTCAAAAGTCAAATTTCCaaattaattattgtttatatatcaCAGAAACCAATATTTCTGGTAGAACAAAAACGTACCAAACCCAAGCGAAACCAATAATAGAGTTTACTGATTAGCAATTTAGGTAATACGGGAACGATAGAAGTCTACACTTATTCAGTAATACTGGCTTTTAGTTTTCTTACCTCTAAGaaatattaacataaaaacaagaatctcaaataatttatagataaaaCATATACCGAATCGTTTATAAATCAAGAGACCACAAATAATACAAGCTATTGTCCCACCAATATATTCTCTTCTTCGCGTACGCACAACTTTATACCCATCAAACGACCCacttataaaaagataaaattaataaatcctATATACACCTAAACATTAATATGCTATTAACCATCTTTTCATCTCTGAACCATTTATagttaaaaacataattactggaagttatatatatatatatataattgctgtaaaaattacaaattactTTTCTCTTAGAGaactaaaactataaaaaactgcgtacatttcttttattttctgatttttctcTTGATCATCAGTAACTGTGTTAAAGTATTAATTGGCTATCCTATCGAATTCTGAAATACGGAAAGGCAATTTCATTTATCCCAAAACTAGTCTATAAGAAAtcatttaaacaattaaaaaaacagtCTGGACCAATGTATGGGGTCGAATGTCCATCGAAATCAAGGCTATAAATAGAAGGCCTCCAAGTTCTCATTAGACACAACAACTCAAAAACACATAGTATAATCTTCATTGAGCTAGCTCTCATATAATATTCGTCTCCTTTGAGGATTATGGCTATTTCAAAGGCCCTTATTACTTCTCTTCTCATATCTCTTCTTGTTCTCCAACTCGTCAAGGCCGATGTggtatgtatttttaataacaaatgctcaatatttattttaaacacacTTCTTATATTTATCGTTTTCCGAATATCCATTCAGGAAAGCTCAAACAAAAAGAATGGTTACGGCAGTAAAATTGGTAAAATATCACTTCTATACGCACACAcgtaaaaatttatattaaaactaacGTCTAATTAGTAAGATTAATAACGTTTATTTTCGTAGATTGTGGAAGTGCCTGTATAGCACGGTGCAAGCTCTCAAGTAGACCAAACCTTTGTCACAGAGCGTGCGGAACTTGTTGTGCCAGGTGCAACTGTGTGCCACCTAGCACCTACGGAAACCACGACAAGTGCGAGTGCTACGCTAGTCTCACCACCCACGATGGTCGCCGCAAGTGCCCTTAAGTATTCAAGTTGCTGCGGATGTTCAAATTCAATACGATGTCTTTTGCTAGGATTTGTTGGAGTATGTCTGTGTGGgtactttattattattaagtcTATTATTAATTGGTCTATTTGttgtaagtttttgttttttttgttcgttTGGTAAAATTATCTCGTTgtattgtttcattttctataCAAAGTTATGTTGCTTTATGAATGATTGATCATAATACTTTTTCCTCAATGAATTGGTGGTTTTCGAAATGATTTTGACTTCGAAAAAACAACAtgttacacatatatatacataaaggtgttctaaaatatttactaatttataCGTATAGCATAACCCATATGTATTTCAGGGATTTCGTTTTGTTTGTTGAGACCGAGACATTAGATCAGATTTTTTGCAGACGGTATTAGCATCGATATTT belongs to Raphanus sativus cultivar WK10039 unplaced genomic scaffold, ASM80110v3 Scaffold0158, whole genome shotgun sequence and includes:
- the LOC108816296 gene encoding gibberellin-regulated protein 1 is translated as MAISKALITSLLISLLVLQLVKADVESSNKKNGYGSKIDCGSACIARCKLSSRPNLCHRACGTCCARCNCVPPSTYGNHDKCECYASLTTHDGRRKCP